CTTCGCTCGACGCTGCCCCAGTTCGCAGATCGAATCGTGGTTCTTTACAAACTCAGGTCACCGAGGCTCCTACTGAATCTACCTTTAGTCCCTATGATTCTCCAACCACTTCTAATTTTGCTCCGCAAGGTCTAGCTCCAAGACCACCTTCTTACAGACGAGACGTacctgctgctgaggcttCTAGACCACCCCAACAGAGCCGATTGCAAGAAGAGtacgacgacgacgagccATTGTCACCTCCTCCGCCCGCTCCAGAAGTTCCTCGCGGTCCTCCTGTGAGCTATCGCCATCCATACGGTAACGGTGGTCTTCCTTACACCTACACCGCCTCAGACACAGCCGCACCTCACGATCCTAACCCACAAGTCGGCGATATGGAAGACGATCAATACCAAAGGTCCTCTGAGAGGACAGGAGGTCAGAGACCcgaccaaggccaagaagattTCTCAAGACGAGGCTCAGGCGCCAGCGCATTCGATCCATTGTCGAGGAGACAAACAACAGGCGGGTCCTCAGACCGTCGCAAAGCGTTCGCAAACGACCGATCACCCCTCCAAAGGCTTGAGCTGACGCTCGACAGCATGACCAAGGAGGAAAAACGCGCCCGAGTTGAAGCCGCTGAACGACGCGCAAGAGAACGACAGGCACTGAAAGCTGGAAAGCAGCCTGCAGGCCAGCAAGTGCGGTCTCATGAGCGGAAACCCTCCATCACCCATGGTGAGAGACGTCCCTCGGGCAGTACAGCTTTCTTTTCAGGTGCGCAACCTTCGGCGCAAAGAGATGTGCCCCGAGACGTTTCCCGGGACGTATCACGAGAATACCCCAGAGATACCCAGAGAGACGCACCTCGCGACGTTCCACGAGACGCCTACAGAGATATCCCACAGAACACGCAAAACGATGCGCCAACAGATGTTTACCAAGAACTTCCCCCGCAAGTTACGGTGAAGAGAGGAGGCTCACATCGTCGCCGCGTGTCAGTGGCGCATCcccaagaagcagagaagtACTACGCCTCAGGCGCAATGATGGAACCAGACGACATGGAGCCTATGCCTCGGCGCATGGATCCTCAATCCGCCATTCCCAGGCATGTCGAGCCATCTTCTGGCATCCCTCAGCGCAACTTGAGCTTCCGTGAGAGAGCGGCTCGAGATAATGTACAGCTTCCTGAACAGACCACGACGAGAGAGCCAGCTCAGCCAGTTCCCCAGAGTGGGGGATTTTCCTTGACGAGAAGTGGCAGCAACAAGCTTAAGAAGCCTCCGCCAGTCGACTACCAGTATGCTCCTCGCCGTGTGGTATCAGAGAGGCGCCCTGCACCTATGGCTTCGGCGATGAAaccccagcaacaacagtttgatgatgatgactaCTACTatgatgatcaagatgacCTACTTCCTATTCGACAGAATACGCAACAGAACACCCAACAAAACACCCGGCAGATTACCCAAGAACTTAATGATCGCTTTACTCGCGAGAAAGAGCTACCCCCTGACCCTCCAGTAACAGCCGATGCACGAAGACCATCGGTCGACTTTGTTCCTGGGCGTCAACAAATACCCATGCCTGGTGATAACCAGGGTATCAGGAGGCGTGTCACTGAGCCGGTTCCTCGGGTTCAgtatgctgatgaggatgaattCATTCCTCCTCCCCCTACCCGTGGTAAATCCATTGGCACTAGACTCCTTGGTAGGAAGGAAGCCGATGATGGATCTCATGCTCAGAACCAGGCCGCTGTTCGCAGAAAGGCTGAGAGAGCAGATAGCTTTTCTTCTGCTAGTTCTGACTCTCATCATATCTCGAACATGGTCTTCAAGCGCCCGGAGGACATGGTTCCTGGTGATGGCCTATATCAGCCACCTCAATGGCTTGACgagtggaagaagggcaCCGTTGGTAGCCTGTCTGGAAACTTCTTGGATCTCCAAGATGGCCAGTTCCCTGAGCCAGACACACACCAGGCTTGGTGGGAGCAAGATAAGAGCAAGGGCTACACGGCACGGCCACGAAAAGCTGAGGCCTTTGATGGTGAATACAATGAGCAGTGTAAGTTTTGTGTTCTTTTATCGTCGATCCGAAATCAGCTGACACAACCCTCCAGCCCCTACTCGGTTTAAGCCTGCACTCTTCATGAAGTGTGGCCCGCTGTTGAGATACTGCGGAATTAAGCGCGAGAAGGTCCCCAGCAGAGATAGAACTGGTGCTCTAGTCGAACGAGAGATGTGGCGTGGCAGCATCATGATCGTCACTCAAGATTCTGACTCTTCATATGATATTGCACCCACACTTCGCCTTTTCGTCCAAGGCCTTGAGTTGCTGcctccccctcctcatcGTGTCAAGGGCGACTTGTCGCCCGAGTACGTTGATCCTATCGCGGGCCACCCCAAGGTGGGACGTAGAGGAGAAACCCTTTATGTGCGCCCCGTGGATCATATagatgaggccaaggatcTCTCGCGTGACGAGACTGATGCTGGACTGTTCGAGCAGACTCGCAGCGCTCCTCAACAATCAGGCCCTGACGGCCCAGCTGATCTGCCTGGATCCTTTGCCAGCCGTCGAAAGCGCGTTGGCATCGATGGCGAGAAGGTCCAGAAGTACAAGGATGTGAGAGGCTCCAGGCTTCACACTGAGCGTGGATGCACTTTCTGGCGCTTCAACATCGAAGTTGAGCTACgagagaagcagcagcgcATTGCGTATCGCATCAACCGCGGACCGGCCACAGGCTTCTGGGTCCCTGCTCAAGGCGACACCATGAACATGATGTTCCACAGTTGTAACGGCTTCAGCATGAGCGTCAAGCCTGATGAGCTTAGTGGTCCTGATCCCATGTGGCGCGATGTGTTGAACAACCACCAAACACGACCTTTCCATCTCatgattggtggtggtgaccaGATCTACAATGACTGCGTGTCAGAAGAATGCAGCCTCTTTAAGGAGTGGCTTAGGATGCGCAATCCTGTCCACAAGCATACTGCTGCTCTCACTCCTGAGATGcaggatgagctggagacCTTCTACCTAGAGAGGTACTGTATGTGGTTCTCTCAAGGTCTATTCGGCCTTGCAAATTCACAGATTCCCATGGTCAATATGTGGGATGATCACGACATCTTCGACGGATATGGatcatatcctcatcatgacatgaaGTCGCCCGTCTTCAGTGGCCTTGGTGCAATTGCGTACAAGTACTATATGCTGTTCCAGCACCAGTCCATTGCCACTGAGACAGAGACCACCGAGTCAAGCTGGATTCTTGGCTCAGAGCCTGGTCCGTACATCGGCGATGTTGGCCGTAGTCTGTTCATGTCTGTGGGTTCAAGGGTCGGACTTCTTGCAGTCGACTGCCGTACTGAGAGGACAGAGCATGACGTTGTTTCTGACAAGACATgggagaagatcatgaaCCGACTCTACGCAGAGGTCCGCCGTGGACAGGTCGAGCATTTGTTAGTGCTCCTCGGTATTCCTATCGCGTACCCCAGATTGGTCTGGTTGGAGAATATGTGTGTAACTTCCTGAGTGATTTCCAAAGCCCCAA
This genomic interval from Fusarium verticillioides 7600 chromosome 1, whole genome shotgun sequence contains the following:
- a CDS encoding hypothetical protein (At least one base has a quality score < 10) gives rise to the protein MSTPYWGQLPGPKVATGHTRRRSESSDYAYNADRRSSLDAAPVRRSNRGSLQTQVTEAPTESTFSPYDSPTTSNFAPQGLAPRPPSYRRDVPAAEASRPPQQSRLQEEYDDDEPLSPPPPAPEVPRGPPVSYRHPYGNGGLPYTYTASDTAAPHDPNPQVGDMEDDQYQRSSERTGGQRPDQGQEDFSRRGSGASAFDPLSRRQTTGGSSDRRKAMTKEEKRARVEAAERRARERQALKAGKQPAGQQVRSHERKPSITHGERRPSGSTAFFSGAQPSAQRDVPRDVSRDVSREYPRDTQRDAPRDVPRDAYRDIPQNTQNDAPTDVYQELPPQVTVKRGGSHRRRVSVAHPQEAEKYYASGAMMEPDDMEPMPRRMDPQSAIPRHVEPSSGIPQRNLSFRERAARDNVQLPEQTTTREPAQPVPQSGGFSLTRSGSNKLKKPPPVDYQYAPRRVVSERRPAPMASAMKPQQQQFDDDDYYYDDQDDLLPIRQNTQQNTQQNTRQITQELNDRFTREKELPPDPPVTADARRPSVDFVPGRQQIPMPGDNQGIRRRVTEPVPRVQYADEDEFIPPPPTRGKSIGTRLLGRKEADDGSHAQNQAAVRRKAERADSFSSASSDSHHISNMVFKRPEDMVPGDGLYQPPQWLDEWKKGTVGSLSGNFLDLQDGQFPEPDTHQAWWEQDKSKGYTARPRKAEAFDGEYNEQSPTRFKPALFMKCGPLLRYCGIKREKVPSRDRTGALVEREMWRGSIMIVTQDSDSSYDIAPTLRLFVQGLELLPPPPHRVKGDLSPEYVDPIAGHPKVGRRGETLYVRPVDHIDEAKDLSRDETDAGLFEQTRSAPQQSGPDGPADLPGSFASRRKRVGIDGEKVQKYKDVRGSRLHTERGCTFWRFNIEVELREKQQRIAYRINRGPATGFWVPAQGDTMNMMFHSCNGFSMSVKPDELSGPDPMWRDVLNNHQTRPFHLMIGGGDQIYNDCVSEECSLFKEWLRMRNPVHKHTAALTPEMQDELETFYLERYCMWFSQGLFGLANSQIPMVNMWDDHDIFDGYGSYPHHDMKSPVFSGLGAIAYKYYMLFQHQSIATETETTESSWILGSEPGPYIGDVGRSLFMSVGSRVGLLAVDCRTERTEHDVVSDKTWEKIMNRLYAEVRRGQVEHLLVLLGIPIAYPRLVWLENILTSRLMDPVKALGRTGVFGKALNNIDGGVEVLDDLNDHWTAKNHKQERAVVVEDLQDLAIDKSLRVTILSGDVHLAAVGQFYSNPKLGLAKHKDPRYMPNIISSAIANTPPPDLMADVLNKRNKVHHFDKQTDEDMIPLFQQGVDGKPRNNKHLLPHRNWCAIREWQPGTTPPPTPPGSSDGRSPSPPPKPQGGGLLRRLSLSRSKSTSSDNRPDLNRDTVRGPRPPVTRGGGGGLFRSLSRRNSADGGRPPPAKLQRSMSVDQAPDAKKAGFFSFVRRPSQRRAADDGGINGTWGDEDDYDDEEYWDEPQSPRRGGARPSGIRGRAAYDEYTEGDDSYFMSQPRRSQTVGSRAMSHSREAVGYIPPAPRPGNFYRTPTGLSTKQKKQADKYAVDLEGGLDITLNVEINPKDPTGITKPYRLLVPKLFYDYDADNEAQNVPEPESGAAHAAGAEPAEPSGFKRLLSFRSKKPKNRAPPEDDDYSEDDDDDIDVYRVR
- a CDS encoding hypothetical protein (At least one base has a quality score < 10); translation: MSTPYWGQLPGPKVATGHTRRRSESSDYAYNADRRSSLDAAPVRRSNRGSLQTQVTEAPTESTFSPYDSPTTSNFAPQGLAPRPPSYRRDVPAAEASRPPQQSRLQEEYDDDEPLSPPPPAPEVPRGPPVSYRHPYGNGGLPYTYTASDTAAPHDPNPQVGDMEDDQYQRSSERTGGQRPDQGQEDFSRRGSGASAFDPLSRRQTTGGSSDRRKAFANDRSPLQRLELTLDSMTKEEKRARVEAAERRARERQALKAGKQPAGQQVRSHERKPSITHGERRPSGSTAFFSGAQPSAQRDVPRDVSRDVSREYPRDTQRDAPRDVPRDAYRDIPQNTQNDAPTDVYQELPPQVTVKRGGSHRRRVSVAHPQEAEKYYASGAMMEPDDMEPMPRRMDPQSAIPRHVEPSSGIPQRNLSFRERAARDNVQLPEQTTTREPAQPVPQSGGFSLTRSGSNKLKKPPPVDYQYAPRRVVSERRPAPMASAMKPQQQQFDDDDYYYDDQDDLLPIRQNTQQNTQQNTRQITQELNDRFTREKELPPDPPVTADARRPSVDFVPGRQQIPMPGDNQGIRRRVTEPVPRVQYADEDEFIPPPPTRGKSIGTRLLGRKEADDGSHAQNQAAVRRKAERADSFSSASSDSHHISNMVFKRPEDMVPGDGLYQPPQWLDEWKKGTVGSLSGNFLDLQDGQFPEPDTHQAWWEQDKSKGYTARPRKAEAFDGEYNEQSPTRFKPALFMKCGPLLRYCGIKREKVPSRDRTGALVEREMWRGSIMIVTQDSDSSYDIAPTLRLFVQGLELLPPPPHRVKGDLSPEYVDPIAGHPKVGRRGETLYVRPVDHIDEAKDLSRDETDAGLFEQTRSAPQQSGPDGPADLPGSFASRRKRVGIDGEKVQKYKDVRGSRLHTERGCTFWRFNIEVELREKQQRIAYRINRGPATGFWVPAQGDTMNMMFHSCNGFSMSVKPDELSGPDPMWRDVLNNHQTRPFHLMIGGGDQIYNDCVSEECSLFKEWLRMRNPVHKHTAALTPEMQDELETFYLERYCMWFSQGLFGLANSQIPMVNMWDDHDIFDGYGSYPHHDMKSPVFSGLGAIAYKYYMLFQHQSIATETETTESSWILGSEPGPYIGDVGRSLFMSVGSRVGLLAVDCRTERTEHDVVSDKTWEKIMNRLYAEVRRGQVEHLLVLLGIPIAYPRLVWLENILTSRLMDPVKALGRTGVFGKALNNIDGGVEVLDDLNDHWTAKNHKQERAVVVEDLQDLAIDKSLRVTILSGDVHLAAVGQFYSNPKLGLAKHKDPRYMPNIISSAIANTPPPDLMADVLNKRNKVHHFDKQTDEDMIPLFQQGVDGKPRNNKHLLPHRNWCAIREWQPGTTPPPTPPGSSDGRSPSPPPKPQGGGLLRRLSLSRSKSTSSDNRPDLNRDTVRGPRPPVTRGGGGGLFRSLSRRNSADGGRPPPAKLQRSMSVDQAPDAKKAGFFSFVRRPSQRRAADDGGINGTWGDEDDYDDEEYWDEPQSPRRGGARPSGIRGRAAYDEYTEGDDSYFMSQPRRSQTVGSRAMSHSREAVGYIPPAPRPGNFYRTPTGLSTKQKKQADKYAVDLEGGLDITLNVEINPKDPTGITKPYRLLVPKLFYDYDADNEAQNVPEPESGAAHAAGAEPAEPSGFKRLLSFRSKKPKNRAPPEDDDYSEDDDDDIDVYRVR